Part of the Chthoniobacterales bacterium genome is shown below.
TGCTCAATCCGGTGGGAATTTTCGGCACGAAGCTGGAAGCCGACTACCATATCATTCACGGCATTCGGAACCGGATTCATAATACGTTGCGCTGTGTCCGCGAGATCCCTTTGAGCGTCGCCGACATTGTTCTCAACGGCCTCGCCTCCGCGCAGGTTGTGCTCGATCAGGAGCAAAAAAATCTCGGCGCGCTCGTGCTCGACATCGGCGGCGGCACCACGGATTACGTTCTCTACCATGAGGGAGCGGTTCGCCAGAGCGGCGTACTAGCAGTCGGCGGCGACCACATTACCAACGATATTAGCATGCTGCTAAAAATCCCGATGGCGCGCGCGGAACGCCTGAAAATCGAGGAAGGCAGCGTCATTCTCGGCAACTCCATTCCCGGAGAAAAAGTGTTCTTGAAAGACGAAACCGGATTCGCCGGTCGCGAGATTGAGCGAGAAAAGCTCAACATGATCATCCACATGCGGATGAAGGAAACATTTGAACTTCTCCTGCGCCGACTGGAAAACGATCCGAAATTTGAAATGGTCGGCTCCGGTGTTCACATCACGGGCGGCTGCAGTTTGCTCAAAGGCATCGATCATTTGTCCACCGAAGTTTTCGGAATGGAGACGACTCTCACTCACGCGCACACCATGGCTGGCATCACCTCGGCATTTCAAAATCCGCAATACTCCACCGCGATCGGACTTGTGAAATACGCCCAGGCCGTTCGTTCCGAAATTCCGCAAGAAGGTCTTCTAACCAAAATCTTCAACCCCTTCAAAAAAATCTTCCGCCGCTAATCCGATGATCGAGATCAACCGTTCCCTACCCAACACGGCGGCGAGTTTCATTCCACTCACCCGCAAGATTGTCGGCGTCGGCGGCGCGGGTTCCAGTGTGATCGACCGGCTGCTCATAGACGGCGTGGATGCCGCCGATCTGGTCGCGATCAATACCGACATGCAGGCGCTTTCCTCCTCGGTCGCCGCGCAAAAAATCCTCCTCGGCCACACACTCACCCACGGCCTCGGCGCGGGTGGTGATCCCGAGGTCGGCATGGCCGCCGCGCAGGATGCATTGCCCGAGTTGCGTGCTGCTGTAGAGGGAAATCAAATCGTTTTCCTAACAGCAGGACTAGGCGGTGGAACCGGGTCTGGTTCCGCTCCGTTCATGGCCCACGCAGCGAGGGAAGCTGGCGCGGTCGTCGTGGCGATTGTCACTCTGCCGTTTGCCTTTGAGGGAAAACGCCGCAACCAGCAGGCGCTCGCCGCCCTCGATCATCTGCGCCAGCTTTGTCACGCGGTGATCTGTTTTGAGAACGACCGCATGTCCGAGTTAGTCGCACCCAAAGCTGGCATTCAGCAAGCCTTCATGGCTGCCGACCAGACTATGAGCGAATGTATCCGCGGCATTCTTGCGATGTTAGGACGCCCCGGAATCATGAAGGTAGGCCTCGACGATTTACTGGCCGTTCTACGCAGCGACGATCCGCGTTGTCTCTTCGGTTGCGGAGAAAGCGACGGCGACAATCGCGCCCACGAAGCGCTCGCCTATGCCTTGCGCAATCCGCTGATGGAACGCGGCAAGCTCCTCGAAAACGCGGGCAACGTTCTCGTGCACATCGCCGGTTCCGCGAATCTAACCTTGGCCGAGGTCGAGGTTTTGATGAACGAACTCAACCGTCATATCGGCGAAGAGACGCATCTTTTGCTGGGTACTAGCATTGATCCGAGACTTGGCGGGAAACTTTGCGTCACGCTCATGAGCACGCTGGGCCAGGCGGTTTCGATGGTGAGCACACCAGTCGCATTGCCCTCGCTAGAAAGAGCACACGAGCCGATTACCGATGTGGTTATCCCGCCAATTGCCGCGCTGCTCCCCGAAGATGAAGCGCCCGAACCCATCGCTCCCCGGCCCGCTCCAATCACCCGCGCCCCGCGTCCGGTTCCCGAGCCCAAGGCCCCGGCGCACGCTCTAGTTGTGGAGAAAACCAAGGAAGTGAAACAGGAAGTCCTCCAGTTTGAACCCGTCTCGCGCGGACGTTTCGAGAAAAGCGAGCCCACCATCGTCGAAGGCCACGACCTCGATGTGCCAACGATTCTGCGCAAGGGCTTCCGCGTCTAGTTCTCATGGCGGCCCAGCGATTTGTTATCGTCGGCGGCGGGATTGTGGGACTGGCAACGGCGTTGAAGTTGCTCGCGAAGCGGCCGGAGTTAGACGTCACTCTGCTCGAAAAAGAGGCGCGCGTGGGAAATCACCAGAGCACGCACAACAGCGGCGTGCTGCACGCGGGGCTCTATTACAAACCCGGCTCGCGCAAGGCCCGGCTGGCTGTGCAGGGCATTCGGGAAATGATTCGGTTTTGCGAGGAGCACGGGGTAGCGCACGAGATTTGCGGGAAACTGGTCGTCGCGACGGATGCGGAGGAAGTGAGCCGACTCAGAACCTTATTGGAGCGCGGTCAGCAAAATGGATTGCGCGATTTGCAATGGCTGGAAGCCGGGGCGATGCGCGAGATCGAACCGCATGTCGCCGGCGTCGCCGCCGTGCGCGTGCCCGAGGAGGGAATCGTGGATTATCGGGCCGTCTGCGATGCGATGAGCTTGGAGATAGTTAGGAAAGGCGGCCGAGTCGAGTTGCAGTCGAATGTGACTCGCATTACGCCGGATGGAACAGGCTGTAAAATAGGGACGACTCAAAAGGAATACGCGGCTGATTATTTAATCAACTGCGCCGGGCTGCATTGTGATCGCGTCGGAATGCTGGCTGGTGAAAATCCAGAAGATCGGATTCTGCCATTTCGCGGGGAGTACTATCAGTTGCGGTCGGATCGAACTCACCTGGTGCGAAATCTGATTTATCCCGTGCCCGATCCGAAGTTTCCGTTTTTGGGAGTTCACTTCACGCGCATGATTCACGGCGGCGTGGAGGCCGGGCCCAATGCGGTGCTGGCGCTGGCGCGGGAAGGTTATACCAAAACTCGAATCTCGCTCCCTGATCTGACGGACGCACTGTCGTTTCCTGGACTGTGGAAGTTCATGGCGCAGTATCCGCGCATGTGCTGGGATGAAACGCTGCGCTCGTTTAGCCGGCGACTCTTTGCCCAATCGCTGCGGAAGCTGGTGCCGGAGATAGAAGAATCCGATCTTACTCCCGGCGGCGCGGGTGTGCGGGCGCAGGCGATTTCGCCGAATGGCGAATTGGTGCAGGATTTCCGACTGGTCCAGCGCGCGAATGCGTTGCATTTGTTCAATGCCCCCTCGCCCGCTGCCACGGCTTCGCTGGCGATTGGCGGTGAAATCGTGGAGCTGATTTTTCAATCGAGTTCCAGTTAACTCTGCCCACAAAAACAAAAAAGCCGGACCTTGCGATCCGGCTTTTTTGTTGAATGTGATGTCGCTTAGCCGACGGCTGGCTCGAATACTTCGACCTCGTCCTCGTCTTCGCTGACGTCTTCGAAGGTCTCGACCATGTCCACAGTCTTCGTGTTGCGATAGCCGGGGAAACCGGTGCCCGCAGGAATGAGGTGACCCATGATGACGTTCTCTTTGAAGCCGCGCAGAATGTCGATCTTGCCCAGAGTCGCCGCTTCGGTAAGGACGCGGGTGGTGTCTTGGAACGAAGCCGCCGAGATGAACGAGTCAGTCTCGAGCGAGGCTTTGGTGATACCGAGCAGAACTGGACTGGCTTCTGCAGGCTTGCCACCTTTTTCGATGACAGCGGCGTTTTCCTTCTCGAATTCGAGACGGTCAATCTGATCGCCCCAGAGCAAGCTGGTGTCGCCGGGTTCGGTGACTTTGACCTTGCGGAGCATCTGACGAACGATGATTTCGATGTGCTTGTCGTTAATTTCGACGCCTTGCAGACGATAGACTTCCTGCACCTCATTGACGAGATGCTCCTGAAGCGCCTGCGGTCCGCAAACGTCAAGGATGTCGTGCGGCGGAACAGGTCCGTCGGTGAGCTGGGAGCCTTTCTTAACGAAATCGCCCTTGGAAACGATGATGTGCTTGGCGAGCGGCACGAGGTGTTCCTCTTCCGCGCCGGTATCGGCGTCCTTGACGATGATCTTGCGTTTGCCGCGAACGGTTCCCGCGATCTCGACCACACCGTCGATTTTGGCGATCTCAGAGGCGTCTTTCGGACGGCGAGCCTCGAAAAGCTCGGCGACACGGGGCAGACCACCGGTGATGTCCTTGGTTTTCGCGACTTTACGCGGCGTTTTGGCGAGGAGCTGACCACCCTGGACTTTCTTGCCTTCGGCCACGGAAATGTGGGCGCCGGCAGGAATGGAGTAGCTGGCAATGATTTCTCCGCTGTCGCCGATGATGACGATCTGCGGGTGCAAATCCTCTTTGTGCTCGATGACGACAGTGCCTTTGACGCCTGTTTGCTCGTCCACGTCGGTTTTGACGGTGACGCCACGGATCATGTCGCGGAACTCAACGATACCGGGTTTCTCGGTGAGAATCGGCACGTTGTAAGGATCCCATTGCACGAGGGTGTCGGCGGGTTTGACCTTGCTGCCGTCGGCAAATGCGATGACCGCACCAATGACGACGTTGTGTTTCTCGAGTTCGCGACCGTCCTCGGCAAAGACAGCGACCGCGCCGTTCTTGTTGAGAACGATCCAGTTGCCGTCGAGCGATTGCACGACGCGGAGGTCAATGAACCGCAACTCGCCTGCGTTTTTCGCCTTGATGATCGGCTGCTTGAAGGTCTGCGAGGCGACGCCACCGATGTGGAAGGTTCGCATCGTGAGCTGGGTGCCGGGTTCGCCGATGGATTGGGCGGCGATGATACCGACCGCTTCACCGAGGCGGATGAGTCCGCCAGTGGCGAGGTTGCGTCCATAGCAGAGGGCGCAAACGCCGCGACCGGTTTCGCAGGTGAGAACCGAGCGAATCTTGAGTTGCTCGACGCCGAGTTTGTCGATCGCGTCCGCCGCATTTTCATCGACCATTTGATTGGCTTTGATGAGCGTCTTGTTCGTGATCGAGTCCTTGATGGTTTCGCAAGAAACGCGACCGATGATGCGGGTTTTAAGATCCACAACTTCCTCGTCGCCCTCGTAAATCGGACGAACAACGATGCCGTTGGTCGTGCCGCAATCCGCCTCGTTGATGATAACGTCTTGGGACGCATCGACCAATTTGCGGGTGAGGTAACCGGAATCCGCCGTCTTCAACGCCGTATCAGACAGACCCTTGCGGGCGCCGTGCGTGGAAATGAAGTAATCGAGAACCGAGAGACCTTCGCGGAAGTTCGCAGTGATCGGGCGTTCGATAATGTCGCCGGAAGGCTTGGCCATGAGGCCGCGCATGCCGCCGAGCTGGTTGACCTGGGTGCGGTTACCACGAGCGCCGGAATCGACCATGAGCCAGACCGGGTTGATTTCCTTGCGGCCTTCGTTGTGCTGCAAGGTCCGGAACATAACGTCCGAGATGGCATTGCCAGCCTGAGTCCAGATATCGACGACTTTGTTGTAGCGCTCGCCGGGAGTGATGATGCCGGAGCGGAATTGTTTCTCCACAACTCCGACTTCCTTGCGGGCATGGTCGATGGAATGATGCTTTTCCGGTGGAATAATCATGTCCACGATACCGACGGAGACGCCGGCCTTGGTCGCCCAGCGGAAGCCAAGCTCCTTGAGCAGGTCCAGCGAGGTTACGGTCTCTTTCTGTCCCGCGACTTGGTAGGTGCGGAAAATAACGTCGGAGAGCTGTTTCTTCGAGCAGGTCTTGTTGAAGAAACCGAGGTTCGCTGGCCAGATCTGATTGAACAAAACACGGCCTGCGGTCGTTTCGAGAATGCGGGAAGTCGTGTCGCCATAATGGGTGACCTTGCCGAAATCGGGGTTCTTCAGACGCACGCGGTCATGCACTTTGACCGCACCGTCAGCCATTGCGAACTCAACTTCGCCAGCGTCGGCGAAGAGGGGTTTGCGAGGTTCCGCGCTGCCATCGGTTATTTTCCGGGGCTCTTGAGTGAGATAGTAACAGCCGAGAACGATGTCCTGCGAAGGAGTCATCACGGGCTTGCCGCTCGATGGCGAGAAGATGTTGTTCGTCGCCAGCATGAGCAGGCGGGCTTCCATCTGAGCCTCGACGGAGAGCGGAACGTGAACGGCCATCTGGTCACCGTCGAAGTCGGCGTTGTAAGCCGTGCAAACGAGCGGGTGAACACGAATCGCCTCACCCTCGATCAACATTGGCTCGAAAGCCTGGATCGACAGACGGTGCAATGTCGGAGCGCGGTTCAGCAGGATCGGGTGACCCTTGGTCACTTCATCCAGAATGTCCCACACTTCGGGAGTCTGTTTCTCGATGAGCTTTTTGGCGCTGCGTACGGTGTGGACGTAGCCCATTTCTTTGAGGCGGCGAATGATAAAGGGCTCGAACAAAACGAGCGCCATTTTCTTCGGCAGACCGCACTGGTGAAGCTTGAGTTCCGGTCCGATGACGATGACGGAACGACCCGAGTAATCGACGCGTTTGCCAAGCAAGTTCTGACGGAAACGACCACCTTTTCCCTTGAGCATGTCGCTGAGAGATTTGAGCGGACGGTTGCCGGCACCAGTTACAGCGCGGCCATGACGACCATTGTCGAACAAGGCATCGACAGCTTCCTGCAACATGCGTTTTTCGTTGCGAATGATCACGTCTGGAGTTTTCAGCTGGAGCAGGTTTTTCAACCGGTTGTTGCGGTTGATGACGCGACGATAGAGGTCGTTCAAATCGGAGGTCGCAAAACGTCCACCTTCGAGCGGAACGAGCGGGCGAAGATCCGGTGGGATAACAGGCAGAACCGCCAGAACCATCCATTCAGGACGGGAATGCGAAGACGCAAAACCCTGAACGAGCTTGATGCGCTTGGCCAGTTTCTTGCGAATCTGCTTGGACTTGGTGTTGCCCATCGCCTCTTCCAATTCCTTGGCGAGCGTGGCCAGATCAGCTAGTGAGAGCAGAGTTTTGATCGCTTCCGCGCCCATTCCGGCGACGAAATTACCTTCACCGTACTGCTCGACAGCTTCACGATACTCAGCCTCGGTGAGAAGCTGGGTTTTGGTGAGCGGAGTCTGACCCGGATCAATGACGATGTAGTCCTCGTAATAAATGACGCGCTCCAACTGGCGGCCGCTCATGTCGAGCATCAGGCCGATACGGGAAGGCATGCATTTGTAGAACCAAATGTGGGACACGGGAACGGCGAGTTCGATGTGACCCATCCGCTCGCGGCGAACGCGGCTCAAGGTAACTTCAACGCCGCAACGGTCGCAGATGACGCCCTTGTGTTTGATGCGTTTGTATTTGCCGCAGGAACATTCCCAGTCGCGAGTAGGACCGAAAATGCGTTCGCAGAACAAGCCGCCTTTTTCAGGCTTGAACGTGCGATAGTTGATCGTTTCGGGGTTTTTCACTTCTCCACGGCTCCAGGAGCGGATGGAGTCGGGCGACGCGACGTTGATTCCCACTTGGTCAAATCCGACCGAGCGTTCTTCACCTAAAATTTCACGTAGATTGGTATCGAGCATATTTTATCTGGTAACTGGCGTGTGGAAAACTGGGAGTCTCGCCTCCAATTAGGAAGCGAGTAACTCCGTCTGGCCGGGCGCTTTGCCGCCGACTTTGAAGTCGAGGCAGAGGCTCTGCATTTCTTTGACGAGCACGTTGAAGGATTCCGGCGTGCCGGCTTCGAGCGAGTTGTCGCCTTTGACGATGGATTCGTAAATCCGGGTGCGTCCTTGAACGTCATCCGATTTAACGGTGAGCAATTCCTGCAAGGTGTAGGCGGCGCCGTAGGCTTGGAGCGCCCAGACTTCCATCTCACCGAAACGCTGGCCGCCGTATTGCGCTTTACCACCGAGCGGTTGCTGGGTGACGAGCGAGTAAGGTCCGACGGCACGGGCGTGGATTTTATCCGCGACCAAGTGGCCGAGCTTCAACATATAGATGTAACCCACCACGACGCGTTGATCGAACTTGTCGCCGGTGCGTCCGTCATACAGATCGGATTTGCCGTTTTCGTTGGTCCAAGTAAAGCCTTCGACTTTCTCGGCTTGGCGGAGGTATTCGCGGATTTTGAGTTCGTCAATACCGTCGAAAACCGGGGTCGCAACGGTGAATCCGAGCGCCTTGGCGGCAACGCCGAGGTGAGTTTCGAGCACCTGTCCGACGTTCATGCGAGAAGGCACGCCCAGCGGGTTGAGCACGATTTCGACCGGAGTTCCGTCAGCTAGGAACGGCATGTCTTCCTCGGGAACGATCCGAGCGACAACGCCCTTGTTTCCGTGGCGACCGGCCATCTTGTCACCGACCGAGAGCTTGCGCTTGCTGGCGATGAAGACTTTGACTTCCTTAATGATACCAGGGTCGATGTCGTCGCCGCTTTCAACGCGATCCATCGAGCGCTCTTTTTCGAGTTCGAGTTCCTGGAACTTCGGCTCGAAGGAAGAAATAATCTCGCGGATCTTGTTGCGGATCGGGCTCGGATCGATGTCGATATGATCATAAACACCAGCCAGCTTGCGCAGGAGGGTTTTGGTGATCTTTCGGTTCGCAGGAATGATGATCTCGCCGGTTTCAGCGTTGACCACGTCGAGCGGAATTTTTTCACCCAAGAGGACGTTGGAAAGCGACTCGGTGAGTTCCTCGGTCAGTTCGTCTTTCTTCTTGCGATAGTCGTCGTCGATGGTTTTAGCCTGACGCTTCGCTTCGGAAGGCGTGACTTTCGAGCGAGTGATTTCCTTGCGGGAGGACATTTTCACGTCCATCACGATGCCATAGGTTCCGGATGGAACGGTCAGCGAGGTGTCTTTCACGTCGGCTGCTTTTTCGCCGAAGATGGCGCGCAGGAGGCGTTCTTCAGGGGCAAGTTCGGTTTCGGATTTCGGAGTGATTTTACCAACGAGGATATCGCCGGGCTTCACTTCGGCTCCGATGCGAATGACGCCGTCTGGTCCAAGGTTGCGCAAGGCTTCCTCGGAGACGTTCGGGATATCCCGGGTGATTTCTTCGGGTCCGAGCTTCGTGTCGCGTGCACCGATGTCGAATTCGTCGATGTGAATCGAGGTGTAGATGTCCTCTTTCACGACTTTCTCCGAGATCATGATGGCATCTTCGAAGTTATAGCCATTCCAAGGCATGAACGCGACGAGCACGTTGCGACCAAGGGCGAGCTCGCCTTTGTCGGTGTTCGGACCGTCGGCGATGACCATGTTTTTCTTGATGGTCTGACCCTTCTTGATGATCGGACGCTGATTCACGCAAGTGCCCGCGTTGGAACGCATGTATTTGCGGAGTTCATAGACATAAACACCGTTGGCGACATCAGTCTTCAGCTTACGCTTGGAGTCCGGAATTTTGCCGTCAGGAGTGATGATGATCTGATCGCCAGTGACAGAGGCAGCGACGCCATCGGCTTCAGCCACAATGACCGCACGCGAATCACGGGCGACTTTGCCTTCCATGCCCGTGCCGACAAGCGGCGCCTCGGAAACGATCAGAGGAACGCCTTGACGCTGCATGTTCGAGCCCATCAAGGCGCGGTTCGCATCATCATGTTCGAGGAACGGAATCAGACCGGCAGCTACGGAAACGAGTTGTTTCGGGGAAACGTCCATGTAGTGAACCTTCGCAGGCTCGACTTCGAGGAAGTCGCCACGATAACGGATCGAGACAGTCGGCGCGGTAAAGTTCCCTTTGTCATCCACAGGTGAATTGGCTTGGGCGACGAGATAGTTTTCCTCACGGTCGCCGGTGAGATAATCGATTTGGTCAGTCACGCGACCGTCCACAACCTTGCGATAAGGCGTTTCGATGAAGCCGAAATCGTTGATCTGCGCAAAGGTGGACATCGAGCTGATGAGACCAATGTTTGGACCTTCGGGCGTTTCAATCGGACAAATACGACCGTAGTGCGAGGGATGCACGTCGCGGACTTCAAATCCGGCGCGATCTCGGCTCAAGCCGCCTGGCCCGAGAGCCGACAGACGGCGCTTGTGAGTCAACTCAGCGAGAGGATTCGTCTGATCCATGAACTGCGAGAGCTGGCTGCGACCGAAAAAGTCGCGAATAACCGCGCTCAGAGCTTTCGGGTTGATCAGCTTTTGAGGGGTCATGCCCTCAATGTTCACGTCGAACAACGTCATGCGCTCTTTAACGAGACGCTCCGTGCGGGCCAGACCCACGCGGCACTGGTTGGCAAGCAATTCGCCGACAGTGCGAACGCGACGGCTGCCCAAGTGATCGATGTCGTCGAGGACGCCTTCGTTGTTGCGCAGGAGAATGAGATATTTCATCGCCGCGACGAAGTCTTCCTTCGTCATGCAGCGCTCGCTGAGATCGACGTTGATGCCGAGCTTTTGGTTGATCTTGTAACGTCCGACCCGACCTAGATCGTATTT
Proteins encoded:
- the ftsA gene encoding cell division protein FtsA, whose product is MARDDIVVGLEIGTSKICVVVAEDQEDGTIKILGVGQVPSRGIRKGEIVDFDTAQQCLHDALVDAEQKSDIEIDNVFVGITGSHILSFNSRGVVIVPEEKGEIDEDDIANVKASAIEVNIPAEHSFLHQILQHYYIDDREGVLNPVGIFGTKLEADYHIIHGIRNRIHNTLRCVREIPLSVADIVLNGLASAQVVLDQEQKNLGALVLDIGGGTTDYVLYHEGAVRQSGVLAVGGDHITNDISMLLKIPMARAERLKIEEGSVILGNSIPGEKVFLKDETGFAGREIEREKLNMIIHMRMKETFELLLRRLENDPKFEMVGSGVHITGGCSLLKGIDHLSTEVFGMETTLTHAHTMAGITSAFQNPQYSTAIGLVKYAQAVRSEIPQEGLLTKIFNPFKKIFRR
- the lhgO gene encoding L-2-hydroxyglutarate oxidase, which codes for MAAQRFVIVGGGIVGLATALKLLAKRPELDVTLLEKEARVGNHQSTHNSGVLHAGLYYKPGSRKARLAVQGIREMIRFCEEHGVAHEICGKLVVATDAEEVSRLRTLLERGQQNGLRDLQWLEAGAMREIEPHVAGVAAVRVPEEGIVDYRAVCDAMSLEIVRKGGRVELQSNVTRITPDGTGCKIGTTQKEYAADYLINCAGLHCDRVGMLAGENPEDRILPFRGEYYQLRSDRTHLVRNLIYPVPDPKFPFLGVHFTRMIHGGVEAGPNAVLALAREGYTKTRISLPDLTDALSFPGLWKFMAQYPRMCWDETLRSFSRRLFAQSLRKLVPEIEESDLTPGGAGVRAQAISPNGELVQDFRLVQRANALHLFNAPSPAATASLAIGGEIVELIFQSSSS
- the rpoC gene encoding DNA-directed RNA polymerase subunit beta'; protein product: MLDTNLREILGEERSVGFDQVGINVASPDSIRSWSRGEVKNPETINYRTFKPEKGGLFCERIFGPTRDWECSCGKYKRIKHKGVICDRCGVEVTLSRVRRERMGHIELAVPVSHIWFYKCMPSRIGLMLDMSGRQLERVIYYEDYIVIDPGQTPLTKTQLLTEAEYREAVEQYGEGNFVAGMGAEAIKTLLSLADLATLAKELEEAMGNTKSKQIRKKLAKRIKLVQGFASSHSRPEWMVLAVLPVIPPDLRPLVPLEGGRFATSDLNDLYRRVINRNNRLKNLLQLKTPDVIIRNEKRMLQEAVDALFDNGRHGRAVTGAGNRPLKSLSDMLKGKGGRFRQNLLGKRVDYSGRSVIVIGPELKLHQCGLPKKMALVLFEPFIIRRLKEMGYVHTVRSAKKLIEKQTPEVWDILDEVTKGHPILLNRAPTLHRLSIQAFEPMLIEGEAIRVHPLVCTAYNADFDGDQMAVHVPLSVEAQMEARLLMLATNNIFSPSSGKPVMTPSQDIVLGCYYLTQEPRKITDGSAEPRKPLFADAGEVEFAMADGAVKVHDRVRLKNPDFGKVTHYGDTTSRILETTAGRVLFNQIWPANLGFFNKTCSKKQLSDVIFRTYQVAGQKETVTSLDLLKELGFRWATKAGVSVGIVDMIIPPEKHHSIDHARKEVGVVEKQFRSGIITPGERYNKVVDIWTQAGNAISDVMFRTLQHNEGRKEINPVWLMVDSGARGNRTQVNQLGGMRGLMAKPSGDIIERPITANFREGLSVLDYFISTHGARKGLSDTALKTADSGYLTRKLVDASQDVIINEADCGTTNGIVVRPIYEGDEEVVDLKTRIIGRVSCETIKDSITNKTLIKANQMVDENAADAIDKLGVEQLKIRSVLTCETGRGVCALCYGRNLATGGLIRLGEAVGIIAAQSIGEPGTQLTMRTFHIGGVASQTFKQPIIKAKNAGELRFIDLRVVQSLDGNWIVLNKNGAVAVFAEDGRELEKHNVVIGAVIAFADGSKVKPADTLVQWDPYNVPILTEKPGIVEFRDMIRGVTVKTDVDEQTGVKGTVVIEHKEDLHPQIVIIGDSGEIIASYSIPAGAHISVAEGKKVQGGQLLAKTPRKVAKTKDITGGLPRVAELFEARRPKDASEIAKIDGVVEIAGTVRGKRKIIVKDADTGAEEEHLVPLAKHIIVSKGDFVKKGSQLTDGPVPPHDILDVCGPQALQEHLVNEVQEVYRLQGVEINDKHIEIIVRQMLRKVKVTEPGDTSLLWGDQIDRLEFEKENAAVIEKGGKPAEASPVLLGITKASLETDSFISAASFQDTTRVLTEAATLGKIDILRGFKENVIMGHLIPAGTGFPGYRNTKTVDMVETFEDVSEDEDEVEVFEPAVG
- the rpoB gene encoding DNA-directed RNA polymerase subunit beta, with translation MSERIYFGKLKEAIEPPNLIEVQLNSYVEFLQKDVPPSKRKNTGLQSVFKEVFPIQSYDDKIVLDFASYEIGEPKLTSMESQRESQTFSAPLHVTFQLKEEKAVKEEKVYMGEIPLMTLQGTFVINGAERVVVSQLHRSPGIAFESTVHLNGKLLHSFRIIPDRGSWLEVQYDTSDLLYIYLDRRKRRRKFLATTFLRALGYGSDEEIIKLFYDVEKLAINDQLEDEELTTKVLTADVRDGEITVARAFEPLTVATIRQILSLGITEIEVVDIKKDDSIIKALKKDPAHDEEEALKDIYRKLRPGDPPTAANARGLLKRLFFDPKKYDLGRVGRYKINQKLGINVDLSERCMTKEDFVAAMKYLILLRNNEGVLDDIDHLGSRRVRTVGELLANQCRVGLARTERLVKERMTLFDVNIEGMTPQKLINPKALSAVIRDFFGRSQLSQFMDQTNPLAELTHKRRLSALGPGGLSRDRAGFEVRDVHPSHYGRICPIETPEGPNIGLISSMSTFAQINDFGFIETPYRKVVDGRVTDQIDYLTGDREENYLVAQANSPVDDKGNFTAPTVSIRYRGDFLEVEPAKVHYMDVSPKQLVSVAAGLIPFLEHDDANRALMGSNMQRQGVPLIVSEAPLVGTGMEGKVARDSRAVIVAEADGVAASVTGDQIIITPDGKIPDSKRKLKTDVANGVYVYELRKYMRSNAGTCVNQRPIIKKGQTIKKNMVIADGPNTDKGELALGRNVLVAFMPWNGYNFEDAIMISEKVVKEDIYTSIHIDEFDIGARDTKLGPEEITRDIPNVSEEALRNLGPDGVIRIGAEVKPGDILVGKITPKSETELAPEERLLRAIFGEKAADVKDTSLTVPSGTYGIVMDVKMSSRKEITRSKVTPSEAKRQAKTIDDDYRKKKDELTEELTESLSNVLLGEKIPLDVVNAETGEIIIPANRKITKTLLRKLAGVYDHIDIDPSPIRNKIREIISSFEPKFQELELEKERSMDRVESGDDIDPGIIKEVKVFIASKRKLSVGDKMAGRHGNKGVVARIVPEEDMPFLADGTPVEIVLNPLGVPSRMNVGQVLETHLGVAAKALGFTVATPVFDGIDELKIREYLRQAEKVEGFTWTNENGKSDLYDGRTGDKFDQRVVVGYIYMLKLGHLVADKIHARAVGPYSLVTQQPLGGKAQYGGQRFGEMEVWALQAYGAAYTLQELLTVKSDDVQGRTRIYESIVKGDNSLEAGTPESFNVLVKEMQSLCLDFKVGGKAPGQTELLAS